One Balaenoptera musculus isolate JJ_BM4_2016_0621 chromosome 13, mBalMus1.pri.v3, whole genome shotgun sequence genomic region harbors:
- the LOC118906305 gene encoding speedy protein E2B-like, translating into MQHTQAAQDGSPLASSSASPEAVSEQRTRSMRGQKRKRLMDVKGAAQESSPLASDPTSSEAVSELKSWKKRGQRRNTWTVNHVEGTKLRMNKRRSSYRPEDQEAFYRLLEDPVIQSFLEADIFLKVSDKYLLSMVVEYFGRVGLPGHLYNRIHFFLALYIASDMEEDNPTSERSIFQFLLGREHWPDLYKEFLKVKVGLFHAMGRRAWVTPDLCEEIQAQNPHHWVWSRARQCAP; encoded by the exons ATGCAACATACTCAAG CTGCTCAGGATGGGAGCCCTCTGGCCTCCAGTTCTGCCTCTCCAGAGGCTGTCTCTGAGCAGAGAACCAGGAGCATGAGAggccagaagaggaagagactgatGGATGTCAAGGGAG CCGCCCAGGAGAGCAGCCCCCTGGCCTCGGATCCCACCTCCTCGGAAGCTGTCTCCGAGCTGAAGTCCTGGAAGAAGCGCGGGCAGAGGAGGAACACGTGGACCGTCAATCATGTTGAGGGAACGAAACTCAGGATGAACAAGAGAAGATCCAGTTATCGTCCAGAAGACCAAGAGGCCTTCTACCGGCTGCTGG AGGACCCTGTTATCCAGAGCTTCTTGGAAGCTGATATTTTCCTGAAAGTGTCTGACAAG TACCTGCTCTCCATGGTGGTGGAGTACTTCGGGCGTGTCGGGCTGCCTGGTCACCTCTACAACAGGATCCACTTCTTCCTGGCCCT CTACATCGCCTCCGACATGGAGGAGGACAACCCCACGTCCGAGCGGAGCATCTTCCAGTTCCTGCTGGGCAGGGAGCACTGGCCAGACCTCTACAAGGAGTTCCTCAAGGTGAAGGTGGGACTCTTCCACGCGATGGGGCGCCGAGCCTGGGTCACCCCGGATTTGTGTGAGGAG ATCCAGGCCCAGAACCCACATCACTGGGTCTGGAGTCGAGCGCGCCAGTGCGCCCCCTAG